In Apium graveolens cultivar Ventura chromosome 10, ASM990537v1, whole genome shotgun sequence, the following are encoded in one genomic region:
- the LOC141691495 gene encoding secreted RxLR effector protein 161-like, whose amino-acid sequence MGKRLTKNMDLEKGQEILHKPYAEVAESLMYAMLCTRPDLAYPVSLVSRYQSNPSQAHWEAVKRIMKYLKGTLHHKLVYREDALDIIGYYDVDLGGDKDDGKSTSGHLFILTGAAVCWGSKKQGCVVRYTQEAEYVACSMSAIHAVWIRRFLLELNLNLVNRPIEIYCDNTSTINLIYSGANSSNGQHIELQYHYIHDIVVEKEEVKVTYIPTTDMLADSLTKAILAETFIKHVSLM is encoded by the coding sequence ATGGGGAAACGATTAACAAAAAATATGGATCTCGAAAAGGGACAAGAAATACTACACAAACCATATGCAGAAGTAGCTgaaagcttaatgtatgctatgttatgcACAAGACCTGATTTAGCATATCCGGTTAGTCTAGTTAGTAGATACCAAAGTAATCCTAGTCAAGCTCATTGGGAAGCTGTTAAAAGGATTATGAAGTACCTCAAAGGTACGTTGCATCACAAGTTAGTTTACCGAGAGGACGCGCTTGATATAATTGGTTACTATGATGTAGATTTAGGAGGAGATAAAGATGATGGAAAGTCGACTTCTGGTCACCTATTTATTTTAACTGGAGCTGCTGTATGTTGGGGCAGTAAGAAACAAGGTTGTGTTGTAAGATATACACAAGAAGCTGAGTACGTAGCATGTAGTATGTCTGCTATTCATGCTGTCTGGATAAGACGTTTCTTATTGGAATTAAATCTCAATCTAGTAAACAGGCCCATTGagatttattgtgataatacatcaacaattaatttaatttatagtGGTGCAAATAGTTCGAATGGACAACATATAGAATTACAATATCATTATATACATGATATAGTAGTGGAAAAGGAAGAGGTAAAAGTGACCTACATTCCTACTACTGATATGCTTGCAGACTCTTTAACGAAAGCCATTCTAGCAGAAACCTTTATCAAACATGTTAGTTTGATGTGA